Part of the Xanthomonas sp. SI genome is shown below.
TGCACTACCTGGGCGAGGACCCGAACAGCACCGACCCGAAGGTGATCGAGAAGGCCGCGGCCAAGCTCAAGGAAATCCGCCCCTACATCCAGAATTTCCATTCCTCGCAGTACATCGATGCGCTGGCCAAGGGCAGCACCTGCCTGGTGGTGGGCTGGTCCGGCGACATCCTGCAGGCGCGCGACCGCGCCGAGGAAGCCAAGAACGGCGTGCACATCGCCTATTCGATTCCGAAGGAGGGCGCGCTGCAGTTCTTCGACATGCTGGCCATTCCCAAGGACGCCAAGCATCCGGAGCAGGCCTACCAGTTCATCAACTACCTGCTGACCCCGGAAGTGGCCGCGGCCAATACCAACTTCGTCAGCTATCCGAACGCGGTGCCCAAGTCGCTGCCGCTGATCGATGCGGCGATCAGCGGCGACCGCACCATCTACCCGCCGGCGGAGGTGCAGGCCAAGCTGTTCGCGCTGGCGGTGATGCCGCCGGAAGTGGACCGCCAGTACACGCGGCTGTGGACGGAGTTGAAGACTGGGCGCTGAGCGGATTGCGCAGCAAGTGATTCCCCTCTCCCGTCGGGAGAGGGGCGGGGGTGAGGGTACGGCGGGCCGAGAAGGCACGGAGATGCACGCTGTTGCCGTCAGGAAATCACGCGGTCGGATGCCATGGCCGGTACCCGTACCCTCATCCGCCCTTCTGGCACCTTCTCCCGAAAAGGGGGCCATGGTCCCGAGGGGAGAAGGGAGGCGATGTTCCCTTCTCCCCCCCGGGAGAGGGGTAGGGGTGAGGGTACGGCGCAAGCGGAAGGCCTGAACGGCACGCTGTGCCCGATGCGCCATGTCGCAAGGCATCGGCCGTGGCCGTTGCCGCGGCGGGCAAGGCGAAGGGATGGGGCAGTTCGCGGCGCACGCAGGTGTTCGCACTACTGAATACCGCTGCAAGCAACGCTCGAACAAATCTGGACTCGCCAGTACAGATACCCTTAAACTGGACTCGCCGGTACAGATATCCACAAGGCCCACCGTACGTCGCCGTCTGGTGGACGGGCTGTCTGGCTTAGCATGTATCTGCCGTGTACCGCCAGGCGCAGGCGGCGACGGTTTCTTCCATTCCCCAGGAACCTGCGACTTGAGCATTCACGACCCAGATCCCACGCAGACGCACCGGCAGGCGGCTTCGGACGAGGCACGGGCCGCGCCTGCCCAGGATGACGATAAGCAACCAGAAAAGCCGTCGCCGCTGAAGAATCCCAAGGTGAAATGGACGCTGTTGCTGATCGGCCTGGTTGTGCTGATCGGCCTGGTGGCGTGGCTGGTCTACTACCTGACCACCGGCCGCTACCTGCAGGAAACCAACAACGCCTATCTGCAGGCCGATGCGGTGGCGGTGGCGCCGCGGGTCAACGGCTACGTGACCGGCGTGTTCGTCGGCGACAACCAGACGGTCAAGGCCGGGCAGCCGCTGCTGCAGATCGACGAGCGCACCTATCGCGCCACGCAGCAGCAGGCGCAGGCCGTGGTCGCGGTACGTCAGGCCGATATCGCCGCTGCCGAGGCCGGTCTGCAGGCGCAACGCGCGACCCTGCTGCAGGCGCGTACCCAGGTCACCGCGGCCGCGGCCAGCCTGCGCTTCGCCCAGGGCGAGGCCAAGCGCTTCGCGCCGCTGGCCGCGTCCGGCGCCGATACCCACGAGCACTACGAGAGCATCGTCCACGACCGCGATCGCGCCCAGGCCCAGTACGACGCGGCCAAGGCCCAGGTCGCCGCCGCCGAGAGCCAGGTGCAGGGCGCCAGCGCGCAGCTGGACCAGGCCCGCGCCGGGCTGCAGCAGGCGCAGGCCGACGCCGACCAGGCGCAGGTGGCGATGGAGGACACGCGGTTGACCGCGCGCATCGACGGCCGCATCGGCGACAAGACCGTGCAGGTCGGCCAGTTCGTCGCCGCCGGCACCCGGCTGATGAGCGTGGTGCCGGTCGATGCGCTGTACCTGAGCGCCAATTTCAAGGAAACCCAGGTCGGGCTGATGCGGCCCGGGCAGCCGGCGCGGATCGAGGTCGATGCCTTGTCCGGGGTCGAACTGGATGGCGTGGTCGAGAGCATCGCACCGGGCACCGGCTCGCAGTTCGCGCTGCTGCCGCCGGAGAACGCCACCGGCAACTTCACCAAGGTGGTGCAGCGGGTGCCGGTGCGGATCCGGCTCAAGGCCGGCGCGGAGGCGCGCAAAGTGCTGGTGCCGGGCATGTCGGTGACGGTCACGGTGGACACGCGCGCGGCCAAGGATGCCAAGGAGCGGGTCGAGCAGGAAGGCGAGCAGGGCGAGGGCAGGCCGTGAACGAGGCCGCCGCTGCGCCGGCGGCGGGTGCCGGCGCACAGCAGAAGGCCGACGCCGGCGCGTGGCTGGCGGTCGCCGCCGGCACCATCGGCTCGTTCATGGCGACGCTGGACATCTCCATCGTCAATGCGGCGTTGCCGACCATCCAGGGCGAGGTCGGCGCCAGCGGCACCGAGGGCACCTGGATCTCCACCGCCTATCTGGTCGCCGAGATCGTGATGATCCCGCTGACCGGCTGGTTCGTGCGCACCCTGGGGCTGCGCAACTTCCTGCTGATCTGCGCGCTGCTGTTCACCTTCTTCTCGGTGGTCTGCGGCCTGTCCAACAGCCTGAGCATGATGATCCTGGGCCGCGTCGGGCAGGGCTTCGCCGGCGGGGCGCTAATTCCCACCGCGCTGACCATCGTCGCCACGCGCCTGCCGCCGGCGCAGCAGACCATGGGCACCGCGTTGTTCGGCATGACCGTGATCCTGGGACCGGTGATCGGGCCGCTGCTCGGCGGCTGGCTGACCGAGAACGTCAGCTGGCACTACGCGTTCTTCATCAACGTGCCGATCTGCGCCGGGCTGGTGGCGTTGCTGCTGCTCGGCCTGCCGCACGAGCGGATGAACCTGCGCGGGCTGCTCGATGCCGACTGGCTCGGCATCTTCGGGCTCACCGCCGGACTCGGCGCGCTGACCGTGGTGCTGGAGGAAGGCCAGCGCGAGCGCTGGTTCGAATCCTCCGAGATCGTGCTGCTGAGCCTGCTCTCGCTGGTCGGCTTCGTCGCCCTGGGCGCGTCGCAGTTCTTCAGCCGGCAGCCGGTGATCCGCCTGTCGATCCTGTTGCAGCGCAGTTTCAGCGCGGTGTTCGTGATGGTGATGGCGGTGGGCATGATCCTGTTCGGGGTCATGTACATGATCCCGCAGTTCCTGGCCACGATCTCCGGCTACAACACCGAACAGTCCGGCTACGTGGTGCTGCTGTCCGGCCTGCCCACGGTGCTGTTGATGCCGCTGATGCCGAAGATGCTGATGCGCGTGGACGTGCGCATCCTGGTGATCGGCGGACTCAGCTGCTTCGCCATCGCCTGCTTCGTCAACATGAGTCTCAGCGCCGATTCGGTCGGCATGCATTTCGTGATCGGCCAGTTGCTGCAGGGCTGCGGCTTGGCGCTGGCGATGATGTCGCTGAACCAGGCCGCCATCTCCTCGGTCCCGCCGGAGCTTGCCGGCGACGCCTCCGGGCTGTTCAACGCGGCGCGCAACATGGGCGGCTCGATCGGCCTGGCGCTGATCTCCACCTTCCAGGAGCGGCGCATGGTGTTCCACACGCAGATGATCGGCAGCGGCACCAGCGCCAATTCGCCGCTGGCGCAGGACTACCTGCATGGCCTGGCCGCGCAGCTGCAGTCCGCTTCCGGCGCCGGCGCGGCGCTGCAGTCGGTGGCGCAGCTGGCGCGCATGGTGCAGCAGCAGGCGCTGGTGATGACTTACAACGACCTGTTCTGGATCTTCGGGGTGATCGTGGTATGCACGATTCCGCTGGGGTTGCTGCTCAAACCGCTGCCCAAGGGCGGCGCTCCGCTTGCGATGCATTGAGGATTCCATGGCTCAGCGTTTTTCCCGTGTGCTCGTCCCCGCCGTGCTGCCGCTGCTGTTGTCGGCGTGCGTGCTCGGCCCGAACTACGTGAAGCCGCCGCCGGTGGCCGAGGCGGCGCAGGCGCAGCCGCAGCTGCATCGCGCCGATGCGGTCGCCGCCGCGGCAGGCGTGGTGCCGGCGGCGCCGCCGCAGCGTTGGTGGGAGGCGTTGCAGGATCCGCAATTGGACAGCCTGGTCGAACAGGCGCTGCAGAACAGCCCGAATCTGCGCGCCGCGCAGGCCAAGCTGCGCGCCTCGCGCGCGCTGGTGCAGCAGCGCCACGCCGAACAGCTGCCCAGCGTCGGCGCCAATGCCGCCTATCTCAACGCCAGGGCGCCGGACGCGCTGGTCGATGGCTTGGGCAGCGTCGCTGCCGGCAGCGGCCAGCAGCTGTCCATCGATCCGCATGCGCAGCTGTACAGCGTCGGCTTCGATGCCAGCTGGGAGCTGGATTTCTTCGGCCGCCGCCGCCGCGCCAGCGAAGGCGCGCTGGCCAATGCGCAGGCCGACGAGGCCGAGCTGGCCGACACCCAGGTGCAGTTGGCCGCCGAAGTGGGGCAGGCCTACCTGGGCTATCGCGGCACCCGCGAGCGCATCGCCATCGCCCAGCGCAACCTGGAGGCGGCGCGGCAGACCCTGCAACTGACCCGGCAGCGCCGCGAGCGCGGCGCCGACGCCGACCTGCAGGTGGAACGCGCGCAGGCGCAGCTGCAGCAGCAGGAAGCGGTGTTGCCGGACCTGCAGGCGCAGGCGAAGGAAGCGCTAGACCAACTGGCGCTGATGATCGGCCGCGAGCCGGGCGCGCTCGACGCCGCGCTGGCCGCGGACCGTCCATTGCCGACGCTGCCGGCGGTGGTGCCGGTCGACGATGCAGGATCATTGATCCGCCGCCGCCCCGACGTGCGTCGCGCCGAACGCCAGTTGGCGTCTTCGTCGGCGCAGATCGGGCAGGCGCTGAGCGCGTACTTCCCGCAGGTGACCCTGCTCGGCAACATCGGCATGGCCGCGACCTCGCCGGGCGACCTCGGCAGCGATGCGATCAACAGCGTGGTCGCGCCGTTCCTGCGCTGGTCGATCTTCGATTTCGGCGCGACCAAGGCCAAGGTGGAACAGGCTCGCGCCGGCAACGAGGCGCGCCTGGCCGCCTACGAAGGCACGGTGCTGGCGGCATTGCAGGACGCCAACAGCGCGCTGGCCCGGTTCGGCGCCGCGCGCCAGCAGGCGCTGGCCGCGGCCAAGGCCGAAGCCTCGGCGGACCGTTCCGCGGCGCTGCTGCAGCAGCGCTACGCGGCCGGCGCCTCGTCGCTGATCGATGCGCTGGACGTACAGCGCCAGCAGGCCTCGGCGCAGGACAGCGCAGTGCAGGCGCGCACCCAGGTGCTGCTGCGCTACGTGGCGCTGCAGAAGAGCCTGGGACTGGGCTGGGCGCCGCCGCCAACGCAGACGCCGGCACCGGCACCGGCACCGGCGCAATAAACGCCTGCGCCGCGGTATCGCCGATGCGGCGGCCGCGGCTACACTGAGGTCGGCCGCGCAATCCCGGCAGCATCGGCGAACGCGCGCCGCGGTGTCTTCCACGGGGAGCAACAGATGGCGTTGAGCGAAGCGAGATCCGACCTGCCGCCTGCCGCGATCGCGGCTGCGGCGGCGCCGCCGGCCAAGGGCAGCGGTTACCTGTCCATCGCCGGCCTGCGCAAGGAATTCGACGGTTTCGTCGCGCTCGACGATGTCGACCTGGATATCCGCAAGGGCGAGATCTTCGCGCTGCTCGGCGGCTCGGGCAGCGGCAAGTCCACGCTGCTGCGCTGCCTGGGCGGTTTCGAACAGCCCAGCCGCGGCCGCATCGTGCTCGACGGCCAGCCGCTGGACGGCCTGCCGCCGTACGAGCGCCCGCTCAACATGATGTTCCAGTCCTACGCGCTGTTCCCGCACATGACCGTGGAGCAGAACATCGCCTTCGGCCTGAAGCAGGACGGCCTGTCGCGCGCCGCCATCGCCAAGCGCGTCGGCGAGATGCTGGAGCTGGTGCAACTGGGCAAGCTCGGCAAGCGCAAGCCGCACCAGCTCTCCGGCGGCCAGCAGCAGCGCGTGGCGCTGGCGCGTTCGCTGGCCAAGGGGCCGAAGCTGCTGCTGCTGGACGAGCCGATGGGCGCGCTGGACAAGAAGCTGCGCTCGCAGATGCAGCTGGAGCTGGTCGGCATCATCGAGACCTCCGGGGTGACCTGCGTGATGGTCACCCACGACCAGGAGGAGGCGATGACCATGGCCACCCGCATCGCGCTGATGGATGCCGGCTGGATCCAGCAGGTCGGCACCCCGGACGAGATCTACGAGCAGCCGGCCAATCGCTTCGCCGCCGAGTTCATCGGTTCGGTGAACCTGATCGACGCGGTCATCGACGAGGACCTGCCGGACTACGTGACCCTGCGCACCGCCGCGTTTGCCGACAGCATCTACGTCGGCCACGGCATCACCGGCATCACCGGGCAGCCGGTGTCGTTCGCGGTGCGCCCGGAGAAGCTGGGCATCGGCAAGGACGCGCCGGCGCAGGCGCACAACAAGGCGCAGGGCACGATCGAGGACATCGCCTATTTCGGCAGCCATTCGGTCTACCACGTGCGCCTGCCCAGCGGCTTCAAGCTGATGGCCAACTTCGCCAACCGGCAGCGCTGGGCCAGCGACAACCTGACCTGGGGCGATGCGGTGTGGGTGTGGTGGGGCGACAACGACGGCGTGGTGCTGACCGCATGAGCGCGCCCGCCGCCGCTGCCGCCGCACCTGCCGCGCCGCCGCGGC
Proteins encoded:
- a CDS encoding DHA2 family efflux MFS transporter permease subunit, which produces MNEAAAAPAAGAGAQQKADAGAWLAVAAGTIGSFMATLDISIVNAALPTIQGEVGASGTEGTWISTAYLVAEIVMIPLTGWFVRTLGLRNFLLICALLFTFFSVVCGLSNSLSMMILGRVGQGFAGGALIPTALTIVATRLPPAQQTMGTALFGMTVILGPVIGPLLGGWLTENVSWHYAFFINVPICAGLVALLLLGLPHERMNLRGLLDADWLGIFGLTAGLGALTVVLEEGQRERWFESSEIVLLSLLSLVGFVALGASQFFSRQPVIRLSILLQRSFSAVFVMVMAVGMILFGVMYMIPQFLATISGYNTEQSGYVVLLSGLPTVLLMPLMPKMLMRVDVRILVIGGLSCFAIACFVNMSLSADSVGMHFVIGQLLQGCGLALAMMSLNQAAISSVPPELAGDASGLFNAARNMGGSIGLALISTFQERRMVFHTQMIGSGTSANSPLAQDYLHGLAAQLQSASGAGAALQSVAQLARMVQQQALVMTYNDLFWIFGVIVVCTIPLGLLLKPLPKGGAPLAMH
- a CDS encoding HlyD family secretion protein, which produces MSIHDPDPTQTHRQAASDEARAAPAQDDDKQPEKPSPLKNPKVKWTLLLIGLVVLIGLVAWLVYYLTTGRYLQETNNAYLQADAVAVAPRVNGYVTGVFVGDNQTVKAGQPLLQIDERTYRATQQQAQAVVAVRQADIAAAEAGLQAQRATLLQARTQVTAAAASLRFAQGEAKRFAPLAASGADTHEHYESIVHDRDRAQAQYDAAKAQVAAAESQVQGASAQLDQARAGLQQAQADADQAQVAMEDTRLTARIDGRIGDKTVQVGQFVAAGTRLMSVVPVDALYLSANFKETQVGLMRPGQPARIEVDALSGVELDGVVESIAPGTGSQFALLPPENATGNFTKVVQRVPVRIRLKAGAEARKVLVPGMSVTVTVDTRAAKDAKERVEQEGEQGEGRP
- the potA gene encoding polyamine ABC transporter ATP-binding protein; the encoded protein is MALSEARSDLPPAAIAAAAAPPAKGSGYLSIAGLRKEFDGFVALDDVDLDIRKGEIFALLGGSGSGKSTLLRCLGGFEQPSRGRIVLDGQPLDGLPPYERPLNMMFQSYALFPHMTVEQNIAFGLKQDGLSRAAIAKRVGEMLELVQLGKLGKRKPHQLSGGQQQRVALARSLAKGPKLLLLDEPMGALDKKLRSQMQLELVGIIETSGVTCVMVTHDQEEAMTMATRIALMDAGWIQQVGTPDEIYEQPANRFAAEFIGSVNLIDAVIDEDLPDYVTLRTAAFADSIYVGHGITGITGQPVSFAVRPEKLGIGKDAPAQAHNKAQGTIEDIAYFGSHSVYHVRLPSGFKLMANFANRQRWASDNLTWGDAVWVWWGDNDGVVLTA
- a CDS encoding efflux transporter outer membrane subunit — protein: MAQRFSRVLVPAVLPLLLSACVLGPNYVKPPPVAEAAQAQPQLHRADAVAAAAGVVPAAPPQRWWEALQDPQLDSLVEQALQNSPNLRAAQAKLRASRALVQQRHAEQLPSVGANAAYLNARAPDALVDGLGSVAAGSGQQLSIDPHAQLYSVGFDASWELDFFGRRRRASEGALANAQADEAELADTQVQLAAEVGQAYLGYRGTRERIAIAQRNLEAARQTLQLTRQRRERGADADLQVERAQAQLQQQEAVLPDLQAQAKEALDQLALMIGREPGALDAALAADRPLPTLPAVVPVDDAGSLIRRRPDVRRAERQLASSSAQIGQALSAYFPQVTLLGNIGMAATSPGDLGSDAINSVVAPFLRWSIFDFGATKAKVEQARAGNEARLAAYEGTVLAALQDANSALARFGAARQQALAAAKAEASADRSAALLQQRYAAGASSLIDALDVQRQQASAQDSAVQARTQVLLRYVALQKSLGLGWAPPPTQTPAPAPAPAQ